Part of the Spinacia oleracea cultivar Varoflay chromosome 5, BTI_SOV_V1, whole genome shotgun sequence genome, gacaCTTTGTTTTCCTGTCTGAGGAACATACAAGCTTCCATTTGTTTAAAGTTACTTCAAATGATGTAATTTTTGGAAAGGATTTCCCTCTAAAACTACAATTAATTTTCATGCATTAGAATGAAAACTATTTCCCGTGATACCGTTCAGGTAGGTTCTGGTACGagcttcattttattttttaaaattttaattcagCATAAAACAGTTTAATATGAACCAAGTATGATTACTCCATAAAAAATCTCCACTATATGCGTTAATCGTACAGTCTTACTTTGCAGAAGTAGATTGATTAAACAATAAAGGCATCTGCTTCCCAAGTTGGGACATTGTATCATTATCAGTTCATCCCCATTTCTGGATAAACAACACAGCTAAGAAATGAAGTTAAGAAATAAAGTTCAGATCTGTGGAAAAGGACATTACCAGTTTTGCcaaaaaaactaaagaaaatacgAGTGGTACTTCATAAAATATCGACATCAAGTGTTAGAACATAGAAGCAATAAGATACAAAATAGAAGGAATGCACCCCTTCTTCTCTTCTTTTCTCTGTTAACCTGCTCAGCCTCAAGTACTAGTGTAATACCAGACAGTTTATAGTCATCTACACACATGGCCACACGGTGATGTATCATACATTAACCTTAACTATATCAAAAACTAAAAAGGAGAAGCCATCATAATTTACATCATAAAAACGCCGAGAAAATTACAGAGGCGACAAAAAGCCAAAAGTTTACATGACTGAACGATCAGCAGATTGCACGCACGCACTTCTCAGTAGTGGTGCTCATTCTCAAATATTCCGTAGCCAGTCCTTGGCTTCGTACCACTGTAATCAGCCTATCAAAAACCATAAAATACAACAAACGCATCATATTAGGTTAATTCAATTTTATGTCAGTTAATTGTACTTAATTTCAAGGGTAGTGGTGAGTTCAAATTGTAGAAAGTGAAAAGATTACTTTTTCGTGGTGTATTATTTACCTTGTCAATTAGATCTCGGAAAGCATCTGTTCCATTCTCCTGTATGTATTTCTCTGCTGCAGTTATAATATCATCCTTCTTATTAAAAACATCCTTCTTCCTCGGGACATACCAGATATTAACAGTACGATTCTGGGCATTGACAAATGTTGGTCTAACAAAATGCTCATACACATACGCTGCCCCATTAAAATAAGGTATGACCAGCCAGCAAGTCAATATCAGCTTTGCATATGACCAGATCGGGATCCTGCAGATATGAATGCAACAAGTTCATTAAGTATAAACTCCTAATTAGAGAGATAATTATCTGGATATCATGATATGATCTATTTTCGGTGTCTCATTGAGTTTATGATCTGTTTTCCAAGACAGGCAAAGGTTTTGGTCGTTGTTGCTTTAGtctagttttaactttcaaGTGAACTTATTTTATTCCAGTAGTGTTCAAGAGAAGCATAGCTATAGTAAAGCTAAGTAGGTAGTCCAGAAATGTCTCTGAACGAAAAAGAGTCAGGATTTTCCATTTATGAAGTCATTACACGAGTAGTTACATCGAATAATAATAGAACACCAACAGACAGTTAAAGCTGTTGTACTAGTCTTGACTACTAGAATGTCTTCAGAAACACAAAAGACTgaagaaaaggaaagaaacgtATTCTTCAGAAAGAGAAAAGGTTGCAGAGATGATATATTGACGTAAACAGATTTAAAACTTTCAGAAAGTGAGGCAAGCTGTGTATTTTCTGATGCAATGTGGAATTTTTAGACAACCAGACCATGCACTGGTTCTATGACCTATACGGTTCTCACTTCTCATACTGCATAATATGCCCCCAAGAAATCACACATTTTCTTTGCTCATTTATTGGGTTTTTTTTACAGTCCCCTCTTTCCCAAACAATCTTTAGATGGTGAAGACTTGACGGTTGACACTACAGAAAATGCTACCTATAATTCTTAAGGCCAAAAAATTACCAAATCCAAAGGACCAAACACATGATTTCAGTAAGCAAACCGGTCAAAGTTACTGTTTACTCAAgatatttgaaaattttctgAAAACCATATGCACGTATATAAAGCACGGCGCCTAACTAATATCAAACTCAAGACTTCAACAGAAAATATTCATCATTTGAacttcaaaatattaattagaTGCCCATCACAACGTCTCTAAAGTGGCTCCAACACATGGAAGGGTAAGGAAGAATCAGGATAAGCACCTGTGCAAAGAGAGTCTGTTTCCATTGACCCTTGAAGCAAAGGGCACTTATTGATATCTAGCTCATAATAAGAAAGAAGCACAACCAGTTTAATGGGCAATTCTTATTTTAAGCTCCTAGCCTGTTATAATCCAAAGGCAAAGAGTACTGGATCATTTCACTTATGCCGGTTATTTCCTGAATAGACATAGAAGTCAGACAATTGAAGAAGTGTAGGAACTAGGAAGGCTATGCGGGAAAGGACTTAGCAACTCATCAACGCTCAGACTTTAAGATCGTAGAGCCCTTGGCAGTTACTATGCCACATAGCAATGAAGCATACCAGCTAAATGCTATGAGCTCTCTCTTGCTCTACTACTTCTTGCTTGTAAGAGCAGACTTGAATttaacaccccccccccctgcTTACATAAGTATACAAATGTACACTAAGTCATCCCTAGTTGTCGCTTTGTCTCCATGAGAACATATTCAACCATCTCCGATCCACTCCTTGTTAAACAAGCATTTCTTCATTACAATCCACCATTACTTTTCTCCAAATATTCCAGGCCTACCCTTTTCCAAGAGCTTCCATCAAAAGCTTCTGCTCAAGACAGCTTTTATAAGCAAAACTCTAAGCAAGCTTTATGCAAATGATTTATAAAAGATGAGGTGTAGTTTAGGGGCTGAGAAATACAATGAAGTGAAACAAAACGGGCTTACAGGCATAAAAATTGGTTACTCGAGTCATCAAATTTCTTTGCTTGTTTTCTTGTTATTTCATTTAGATTCTGAAGTGATAGTAAATCAAGATAACATCCCTACTCTGAATGCAATAGCGTATAGTGCCATAGTGGACAGTCAATTCCACCTTCCAACCTCACTAAGTTAGGTACACTAACTTTGTTCCAGATATTTAACACGATAACAACTTTGGCGTGAATAGCTAAATCAACATATGAGTTGTACTGATACAATGATATTTAATGTATGATTCCTTTTATGTCCAACTCCGCTGTAGTGAACATTCGTTGTCttttaaagtttggattataattaactactacctccgtctctttttgttctttacgttttccttttgggtgtcccaaaatgttctttatattttcttttatattatcacataaatgctttaatattctatcaaaatttgtgtccaatgattattttaaccaattaaattcattgggccATTTAATCTCACATtttttcattgggacattaaaatttcctcatttttccaatatcagaattttgttAAAAGTGAAAACAGTATAAATAAAGGTAATTTGCcttgtttaattttttctttttaaaaaagaaatctCAATGCtcattaatttgtcgttaaaatgtgtgcaaaataccaaacgtaaagaacaaaaagagacggagggaataCATTAAAATGACTCATTAAACTGTCGCACTTCTTACTCATATTACTCCTTATAAAATGTGAAGTTGCAAACAATTGCTACATATCAAACTAAGGGTCGAGTGGAAACAGCTTCTCTGTTATCACAGCGGTATACCGTTAAGGCAGCGTACACCGGACTACTCCTAACCTGCGGTTAAGGCAACATAAATCCGACTAGTCCTAACCTCCTAACCTACTCAAAGTTAAGCTCATCGGGATACAAATTCAGTGAAAGATTGTTGTTACAAGTCATACTATTCATGTCACATATTGTTGTTACGGTCATACTATTCACGTCACATATAAAATCCTTTCTTCTAAGAGAGAAATTTAACAAAGCCAATCAGAAAAGGATAGGATCATGGTGAACATGCTTCAGAAGAAGTAACCGACACATTCCATGGTTAAAAAGCACAGAAGATTAAAGACTACTTAAGATTGCTTATTTCATcaactatttttttatttacttatcatagcatcataaaaaaaaaaaaaaaaacaattttttgaaAGGAAAGATATCAATGCGTACAGACTCTATACGGTCTTACCATTCAATAACTTTTGCAAAGGTGAGCTCAAAAAGTGTGATCATGGAATATAATATCCAATAAGTCAACCATTGTTGATCATCAATAGGAGACTTGGTTTCAATAGCTCTGATTGATGCATAcctatcaaaaataaaaaaatcaaatctttaatcATGTACGTCAATATACAAATATAACACATAAATCCGTTTCTGTTTAATTCTACCACAGTACTTTGACTTGTGCTAAAGTACTTGGAACTGGAACCAATGTCAGACACATATACTTGCAAAATTGGACTCAACTTATCAGCAGTTTCAGGTCTGAATCAAACTGTCAAAATGGGATTCTCATGTCTGAGTGCCCAATAGGCAAATACAGAGACAATTATTTCGAGACAAAATGAAGAGTGAAACTTCTGTATCAGATAAAAGTTACCATCTTACCCATCTCTATGCCTAACCTTGGGATTGATTGATGATCAGGCAGTTTTAAACCAAAAACATTTTTCAGTTCCACTTTTTCTTTAGCTTCAGAATGAATAAGTACTCAAATCTATGGAAAAACATTCAAAAATAAGTATGtagtatatatattaaaaagaaaaacttACAGGGGATAAACAAGACTAACCACAGGCCTGtaacaaacacaaaaaaaaacaatattttaGATGCAATCACATCAAACGAGAAATATCAAAGAGAAAAATCGACAATGACCGTTGAGGGCTAAGTATGACAAAATGGAGTACGGAGTATTGATTTCAGAAGTCAtgaaaaaatcatgcatcaaGTTGGTTAGTACGTAGCACTGAAACAGAAAACCCATGAATCTGAACAAGAGAATGAGGTAAACATGAAATCTTTCAACAAGATAAATAATTGGGTTGCCACAAATTTATAGAATTAAAAACAACAATAAGCTCCACACTCCAAATTCAGTCAAATTAACAAAACCCCATGATTTACAACAATGAAACAGAAATCCCATCAATCAGAACAACAACATAAGGTAAAGATGGAATCTTACAACGAAACAAACAGTTAGGTAGTCAAGAATTACACAATTAAGATCAATAATAATCTCCACATTCCAAATTCACACAATTTAACAGAAAAAAACATGAATTTGAGCAACAAAATAGTTTGAATCTTTTTCATCTAGTGGTGTAATTATGTTACCGTAATTTGTAAAAATTAGTGCAGAAAACAACAAATTCCAAGCATTTGATGGTAACTTTACAGGAAAaaaagaggagaggagagagaaagaaggacAAACCCAGCAAGAATGTCGAAGTTCTGAACCACAACCTTGAGAAAAGCAACACCCCCATTTCCTCCTCCCATTTTGTTGGCTCAAATTTGTCTGAAGAAAATTGCAAATCTAGCAGTTTTGGATTGGGAGTGTAGAAGAGTAAAGCGGTGTGGTTTAGTTGAGAAGAAAAGGCACAGAAGTTTGAGGCAAAATGAGTGAAAACGCAATACAatgagaaaatgacattttagaaTAATTGAAAAAGGAAATTTAAAAAACTGAAAAAGGTGAGAAGTGGGAGTTGATTGTGATTTTGTGAGGCATAAGCTTGTCTGTTGCATTGTAGTgtggttatttattttaattttaaaccaattgaggttggcatgagtggttaagggtctcttgctccttaaccaaggtctcgggttcgagccttgggaatggaaaaaatctcaactgggagggatgctgcccatcgaggtacccatgcaaactcccgcgggagattagtccactcgcctaaggcggtgggaactcctcgtagtataaccaaaaaaaaaaaaaaattattttaattttagctTCGGTACATGGTTTATCTTAAAATCaattgttttatcttatataaagtAAAACATAACATATCGGATAAGATTAACTTTTGTTTATGTGCTTATCAGGAAAGTCGATATTGACCACACCTCATATAAGTAAAACATAGTACTTTGTGGTTTCTTATACTCTCGTTGAGATGTGCTAAAATCATGTCGTATGTCAAAATCACTTCTTATTCACCAGACACTAACATATGGAATAAAAACACaaacatatacttcctccgttcctaaatagttgcaccgttttgacttttacgTTTTCCAACgcataactttgaccatcaatacttataattatgtattagtaaaagttataaaaagttgatatttttaaaatatatattaagacgaACCTCATAATACTttgtataataatttttaattttattcattaGTAGAAAATTGAGGTCGAAGCAAGACAAGTGAATAGTGttaaaagtcaaaatggtgcaactatttaGGAACGAAGGAAGTACTTCATATTTAATTGTACTATATACTCTATATTAGAGTACTCTGTAATAATTTCCAAGTACAAAATCACAAATATAATTTGAATCAAATATGTCAAAAGTAAATTTCTTTATACTCCGAGTTCCTTTGTTTTTCATCCAAATCTTTTAGGTTAAACAAGATATACATCACAATCAAAGGGAAAAAAGATAGAGATATACAAATGTTTTGTACGTGGCAACATCACATTGAGTAATGAGTATGACGTAGGATGAGTATGTCGTATTGTTAGTTTGTCATAGATTAACTTGTGTGTGAGTGTGACCCTCCAAATTAGTACTCCGTAGTTTAGTAGGTGTAGTGTAGGAGGATGTCACCAAATGTGCATTTGTTGAGCTACTTCTTGTTCCATCCAACTTTGGGGCGTTCTCTTCGGtcttaacaaaaataaatttttaagaTAAATTACACGTTAATAAGTTCCAATCAAGTCTAATAAGTTCCAATTTAGATCAATCATGTTTGACAAGTTCCAAAAAATTCATGTTTCTTCCGACGATAGAACACAAACCCCTAGTATGGGGGTGTTTATTTTGCGCGAGGGATTTTGTACTCCCACCATCCCACTTCTGTTTAATCAAAAGGGGAACGATAAAGTAAAATTGACATCGAGAATATATCAGGGTGTGCATCCTACACCCGGGTGAAAATGAGAAATCATTTACCGGGAGGAAAATTGAATCCACACATTTAGTTGTGTATCAATCAGAGATTTTTACAGTAATATAGCAGGGTCTGATCAATTTCAAGTACTatacaatatgcaacatattacAACCTGCAGTATGAGTATCTATAACCTAGACATGGCTGTGTTTATGTTCAGAAGTCTCAGGCTTAAGAGCAGTTAAGTTGAAATCTTCGAGCATTCATCCTTCCATCCAATGCAAGTGCAAGCACATCGAGTTCCTCTACATACCAGAGTTCAGAAACGATGGCCTGTTTTGATATACAAGTAAAAGAAAATAGATGTAAGGGAATTAGTTCAAAACTAGATGCATGTCGAAGGAAACGAtatcatttttaattaatattcaTTCACAATACTTCCCCTACAAATAGTTAAAGGATAAGGATGCAAGGGTTTATACTTTCCCTGTTCCATATCCAATCCGGAATAATCTTGATTAGATTACTGAATTTAAATACTGCATAAATTTCCAAGGAATCTAATCAAATCCGGAAAAGTTTACTAAGTTCATATTCTATCCAATCATATCCAAGCCCATTTTTTTTAACGATGAGAAAGATTAAAATAGAAAAGTTACAAAACATAGGCAATCAAACATAAAGATAAAGTTCGAAATTTACAATTTAACAGCCTTATAATATATTAAATCTAATTGTTAGCAACGATAAGGGGAGACTCTTATTTAGGAATCTCTAAGAGTCACCTTTTATAAATTGTGGAAATGGACTAACTCTTAACACTAGCTCTTATTCTctcatacaaaaaaaaaatgaggtgGCACTAGCTCTTATTTGTAAGAGCTAGCTTgtaagagctagctcttatttCAGAAAATTCTCTTACAAACTCTAAATGAAAGACTCCCATTACACACCTAAGAGGCTAAGAGCTAACTCtcaatttttctctctccttaagagTCATCGCTTGAGACTTCTGAACATAAACACAGCCATGTCTAGGTTATAGATACTCATTGAAAAGTAAAAGGGTAATTATGCAGGCATATAGAAAATAAACCTAGATACTCATgtctaggttttttttttttgtttttttttttaatagaaaaTATGACAATTTTGTGGAACTTGAGTACCAAAAGTCAGATCTCTGGCCAACCAAGTCAACTTTCAGGCGTGGACTATGATTTTCAggccctttttttttatatataaaaaaaaattgtcgtGTCTTATTATTCTGTAATGGATGGAGCAATAGTGAATTTCGACTTCAGGACACGGGATGGTTTTCAAATTTTTGATACTTAGACAGAGCATAGATGCATTGAACTTTATTACAATTAGTCGTACGATTTCTTTACCTGAAATCCACTAATTTGATTGTTCAAGTGAGCCACCAGCTTATGAAACAATTTAATGTTGTCTGCAGTTTCGCCTGCATCCTGCATATGACATTTAAACATTACTCAGAAAAAGAATCTCTTTTCTATAAGGAAACACCCGAGGGTAATTTCGTAGttgcacttttggtgtccccttatGGAATAGTCCATTATAGCCTTggtaattgaaaaacaaattattaaaaaaagaagTTAATTACACCAGCAAGGTAATTAATCAAGAGTCAAATTAATTATATCCACTCACTCAAAATCTGTCAAATTAATCTCCCACTTATCTCACGAACCAAAATCTGTCAACAAGGGAAACATTCTACTTTTCTCCAAGAATTAAGCCCTACAATCCTTCATTTTCTCCACAAAATCAGTCAATAAAAGTCAACAATACAGGAAAAAAACGAATAATATCACAAATTATTACAATTGCCAAAATTAATCAAATTGACGGATTATACTTTGTAACGCAAAAAATCTGTCTACACGTTTCtaagaagaagagaaaaatcTCAAACGAGTCTACACGAGTTCGTTCCA contains:
- the LOC110798651 gene encoding HVA22-like protein a — protein: MGGGNGGVAFLKVVVQNFDILAGPVVSLVYPLYASIRAIETKSPIDDQQWLTYWILYSMITLFELTFAKVIEWIPIWSYAKLILTCWLVIPYFNGAAYVYEHFVRPTFVNAQNRTVNIWYVPRKKDVFNKKDDIITAAEKYIQENGTDAFRDLIDKADYSGTKPRTGYGIFENEHHY